The Nostoc sp. PCC 7524 nucleotide sequence GTATGAACTTGTCATCAGTGACAATCACATTGTAGTTCGTACTCACAACCGCAGTGTGCTTATAGGTGATAGACCGTTTGAAGTTGCATCTGTATCACCCCAAGCGCATAACATCCTCAATCAATTTGAGGTAAAAGTAGAGTTTCATCAAGCAGGTGTAGAAATTCTGCAAGCTAAAGTCCCAAGTCAAGATAGTGTTTTGCGTGATCAAGCTAGGGAAGTTTTAAATCAGGAACCAGAAATCCAATTTGCAGGGCGGGTACTGGTTGATCCTGTATCAATGGAACCAGTTATCTATACGGAAAACTTATTTGTTAAGTTCGATGATGAAGCAGAAGTCACCACCTGCCATGAAGTTTTGGGACGTTACGGTTTAAGGATCAAACGTCAACTGGAGTATGCCCGCAATGCTTACTTTGTCAGCGCACCTGAAAATACTGGTTTAGCTGTTTTTGACATTGCCGAAAGACTCTTACATGAAGAATCTGTAGAATTGTGCCATCCTGAGCTAGTAAGGGAATTTCGCCAACGTCAAGCTTTCCCTCAGCAATGGCATCTCAAGGAAACAACTATTAATAGTAAAACTATCAATGCTCACGCCAACGTGGAAGCTGCTTGGAAGTTAAGCGAAGGCGCAGGAACAACTATTGCTATTGTTGATGATGGTGTAGATATCGAACATGAAGAGTTTCGTTCTGCGGGCAAGATTGTTGCCCCAAGGGATGTGACACGCAAAACTAATGATCCCCGCCCAGGAAATTGGGATCATCATGGTACAGCCTGTGCTGGGGTGGCTTGTGGTAATGGTAACTTCGGGGCATCGGGTGTAGCACCAAAAGCCAAACTCATGCCGATTCGGTTTGTCTCAGCGTTGGGTTCACAGGATGAAGCTGACGCTTTTGTGTGGGCGGCGCAAAATGGTGCAGATATCATCTCTTGTAGCTGGGGGCCACCGGATGGGAAGTGGTGGGATGCAAATGATCCAGCCCATAACAAAAAGGTGCCTTTACCTGACTCGACACGGTTAGCGATGGATTATGCCATTAATAAAGGTCGTAATGGCAAGGGATGCGTAATTTTATTTGCAGCTGGGAATGGCAATGAAAGTGTAGATAATGACGGCTACGCTAGCTACTCGAAAGTGATGGCGATTGCTGCTTGTAACGACTTTGGGACTAGAAGTGCTTACAGTGATTTTGGTAATGCCGTCTGGTGTGCTTTCCCTAGCAATAATGGTTATAGTTCTCAAACTCCTGGCATTTGGACAAGCGATCGCACTGGTTTAGCTGGTTACAATTCCGGTAATATTACCCTAGGCGACCAAGCAGGCAATTACACTAATAGTTTCGGTGGTACTTCTAGCGCCTGTCCTGGGGTAGCTGGTGTAGCGGCGTTGATTATTGCCCGTAACCCGGATTTACGTTGGGATGAAGTGCGAGACATCATTAAACGCTCATGCGATCGCATTGATGTAGCTGGAGGTAATTATAATGCTGATGGCCGTAGCCCTTTTTATGGTTATGGTCGGGTTAATGCCCTCAAAGCCGTAGAATTAGCATTACCAGCCCAACCCGAACCAGTGGGGATTTTCAAAGTTGTGCAGGATGTCCCCATTAACGATTTGCAGACATCTCAACTTAGTTTAGCGATCGCTAACACCAAACCCATAAAATCTATCAAAGTTGAGGTAGACATTGAGCATACTTACATTGGTGATTTAGTTGTCTCTATCAACCCCCCTCAAGAATCTGGTGTATTACCGATAATTCTGCACAATCGCCAAGGCGGAGCCACAGACAACATCAAAAAAACCTATGATGAGGTCAATACCCCAGAACTAACTCAACTCAAAGAAAAAAGTCCTCAAGGAAACTGGACTTTGGAAGTGGCAGATAAAGCCCAAGTCGATACAGGCAAAATTCGCAGCTTGACTATTGAGATTGGCTTTTAACGAGAAACGGAACAATATTAGGACTAATTCACTCGGAGAAAAATCAGATTCCTAATAGTCCTATGCGCGGATGGGTAGGTGTAGAATTTCCCTGGTGTGGAGAAATCGCTGTATTCCTTATCGGACAATCTTTTGCAGCGCAATTAAATTAAAACCATCCGCGCACCTTTCCCAATCTGGGTTTCAGCAATTTCATGTAAATCAAATGACTTTTTCCTGTGTTATAATCTACCCATCCGCGAAACTGAACCTTGAAAAGCAAATACACACTAGCTTTCAGGCTGCCGCTATTGCAATTAACACTAATCCCTATTAGGGATTGAAACTAGACGATTCGGAACTACTCATTTACTCCCCCTGATTGCAATTAACACTAATCCCTATTAGGGATTGAAACGTACCTTTTGTAACGAGTGCCGGGCTTTTGGTTAAATTGCAATTAACACTAATCCCTATTAGGGATTGAAACCTAAATATCCCAACTTCAAGTCTAAACATGGTAAGATTGCAATTAACACTAATCCCTATTAGGGATTGAAACCGCTGTCTTCTTTTGCTTCTATCCATTCCCCTACTATTGCAATTAACACTAATCCCTATTAGGGATTGAAACTAATCTCTAATCTTCTAATCCTGCTAGGTGTGAAATCGCGCATTGCAATTAACACTAATCCCTATTAGGGATTGAAACAGCAAACAAGTTGAAACTAGATACGCTGACAGATTGCAATTAACACTAATCCCTATTAGGGATTGAAACGTTCTGAGCTATCGCATTCTATTTCTTGAAAAGATTGCAATTAACACTAATCCCTATTAGGGATTGAAACCTGGAATGATTGGATTTGTAGAATGTTTCCGGCTGATAGAGATTGCAATTAACACTAATCCCTATTAGGGATTGAAACTTAGTATTGCTCTTATTTCTTCTTGGTCGTTCTCGCATTGCAATTAACACTAATCCCTATTAGGGATTGAAACACCATCAGGCATCGGCATCGGTACCCACGCGCATTGCAATTAACACTAATCCCTATTAGGGATTGAAACAGCAGTACCGATTAAAAGTGAACGTCTCCCCCTCTTTAATTGCAATTAACACTAATCCCTATTAGGGATTGAAACGCCTTAATCCTAGACACGGAGATTAATCGGCTGATTACTAATTGCAATTAACACTAATCCCTATTAGGGATTGAAACTTGCTGGGCGAAGCTCTGATGATTTGGCAATAATATCAGCATTGCAATTAACACTAATCCCTATTAGGGATTGAAACGCATCTTAAACGCCAAATCAACAACAGTTAGTTATTGCAATTAACACTAATCCCTATTAGGGATTGAAACAATAAGTCTACATAATACTCAAAAGCATTAGCATTATTGCAATTAACACTAATCCCTATTAGGGATTGAAACTTCATACTTGGGGCGAAAACTTGTGCAGACTACCTGGATTGCAATTAACACTAATCCCTATTAGGGATTGAAACGATATCCCTTTGGCAGATAAACCAGCCTGATCAACCATTGCAATTAACACTAATCCCTATTAGGGATTGAAACGATTAGCTGGTAGATGGGAGCATCAAGGCAGTATTTTCATTGCAATTAACACTAATCCCTATTAGGGATTGAAACAAGGAATTTTTAATCGCATTTGCCATTTTACAGGATTGCAATTAACACTAATCCCTATTAGGGATTGAAACCATGACTCTGATAGATACCCTGAGACTGAGATTACAGAATTGCAATTAACACTAATCCCTATTAGGGATTGAAACCTAGGTTAACCCGTGTGAGGTTGATAACATCCGAGGGTACATTGCAATTAACACTAATCCCTATTAGGGATTGAAACATGGATTCAGTTCTAGTTACTTAAAAGAACCTTGGATTGCAATTAACACTAATCCCTATTAGGGATTGAAACTGGAAGTAAAAGTTTTAACAATAGACGGAGACGAGGAATATTGCAATTAACACTAATCCCTATTAGGGATTGAAACTTATACATACTGCACTTACAGGTAAAGAACTCATTATTGCAATTAACACTAATCCCTATTAGGGATTGAAACTATCAGCCCACTGCGCGATCGCTTCCAGTTGAGGAATTGCAATTAACACTAATCCCTATTAGGGATTGAAACGGGTATTCCATCTAGAAAACTGAATGAGAGAATAATTGCAATTAACACTAATCCCTATTAGGGATTGAAACAATCATTGCTCGCTCTCCTCAAAAATTACAGTTAAAATTGCAATTAACACTAATCCCTATTAGGGATTGAAACAGAGCCTGGGGCAATGATGCCGATGCCCTCGCCGCATTGCAATTAACACTAATCCCTATTAGGGATTGAAACTTTGCTCGTTTCTAGTATCTAGTGGATCTTCCCAATTGCAATTAACACTAATCCCTATTAGGGATTGAAACTTCCTTGACCTTTGCAACCTTCTTGGGTGCAGGTATTGCAATTAACACTAATCCCTATTAGGGATTGAAACCAGCAGCATTAACACTGTTCCGCTCACAGGGACAGCAATTGCAATTAACACTAATCCCTATTAGGGATTGAAACGGCATTGTCCCTCAAGGTATTTGACTTAGCTAGTCGCGATTGCAATTAACACTAATCCCTATTAGGGATTGAAACCAATTCCTTCCTTGGGATGCAGTTGAGTCTGACATATTGCAATTAACACTAATCCCTATTAGGGATTGAAACACCCCATCTTTAAATGCTTTGAATTCGGTTTGGCAATTGATTGCAATTAACACTAATCCCTATTAGGGATTGAAACCGGGTTGAAATTTGTAGGGCGAATTTCTAATAGAAATTGCAATTAACACTAATCCCTATTAGGGATTGAAACTAGCTATAGCCATAGCAGGGGTTGGAATTTTAGGTCAACGTATTGCAATTAACACTAATCCCTATTAGGGATTGAAACAAAAAATTCTTAGAGGATGAAAATCATGAAATTTGATTGCAATTAACACTAATCCCTATTAGGGATTGAAACAGGATGAATTGGTACAAGGGTGACGAAAATGTTTCAAGATTGCAATTAACACTAATCCCTATTAGGGATTGAAACAACCTCTGTACTAGCACTAGCACCGCTTGCGGAAAGGGATTGCAATTAACACTAATCCCTATTAGGGATTGAAACTTACCACTGCCACGCCTGCCTAAAAAATAAGGATTGCAATTAACACTAATCCCTATTAGGGATTGAAACTTAATGTGGGTTAGTACGTATGTTTCAGTCCATTCCTTATTGCAATTAACACTAATCCCTATTAGGGATTGAAACAATTCCAGGCTTCATTCCCACTGACTCGGTAATTGATTGCAATTAACACTAATCCCTATTAGGGATTGAAACCAACCAGCATTAACACGCATTGAATCAAAAGTTGAATTGCAATTAACACTAATCCCTATTAGGGATTGAAACCAAACAACTAAATTCATAGTAACAACGTTGGTATAATTGCAATTAACACTAATCCCTATTAGGGATTGAAACATTTGATTTTTGTATTCTTCAAACTTCATTTTGTACACCATTGCAATTAACACTAATCCCTATTAGGGATTGAAACAAGCCAGGGGCGAAGGAGAAGCTAGAGGCGATCGCATTGCAATTAACACTAATCCCTATTAGGGATTGAAACTGACATACACCCGATGCCGCAGCCGATACGGTTTGATTGCAATTAACACTAATCCCTATTAGGGATTGAAACTCTACCAGCCTTGAAATAACTCCCAAGACTTGTGATTGCAATTAACACTAATCCCTATTAGGGATTGAAACTTCAACGTACCGAGGCACAGGCTTATCTGCGTCAGATTGCAATTAACACTAATCCCTATTAGGGATTGAAACATAGAAATTTCCAGATATCCAAAATTTAGGGTGCGTCAGTGCGAGACTGTAGCAAGAAATTATTCATACTGACGCACCCTACTAACTGATTTTTAATCAGGAGAGTGTCAACGGAATTGCCGCCTTCACTGACGATTATCTATTTGGGCGCGTTGCAAACTACCTGAAAAATCAACATAAACACTTTTCCATTCAGTGAAGACATCTAAAGCGGTAGTGCCGGCTTCCCGGTGTCCATTACCAGTTTGTTTCACACCGCCAAAGGGTAAGTGTACTTCTGCGCCGATGGTGGGGCCATTGATGTAGGTGATTCCGGCTTCGATATCGCGCATGGCAGTAAAAGCCCGGTTGATATCACGGGTATACACTGAGGAAGACAGACCATATTTAGTATTATTGAGAATAGCGATCGCTTCCTCAAATGTACTCACCTCCATTAATGCCACCACAGGGCCAAAAATCTCTTCCCGCGCCACCCGCATATCAGGCGTAACGTTATCTAGAATAGTTGGCTCAAAGAAATAACCCTCTTTGAGTGTGCCTGCTGTAGCAATTTCTCCACCTATTAAAATTTTTGCGCCTTCCTCACGGGCAATTTTCATATACTCATGTACCCGTTGTAGTTGTCTGTGGTTAACAATCGGCCCAATATCTGTATCAGGCTCATAACCAGCACCCAAGCGCAACTTACTGGCACGCTCAGATAACATCGTGGTAAATTTTTCCTTGATGTCACGATGTAAAATTAAGCGACTGGTAGCGGTACACCGTTGACCAGTAGTACCGAAAGCTCCCCATACTGCCCCATCAAGAGCCAATTCTAAATCTGCATCTTCCATCACCACTTGGGCATTTTTACCCCCCATTTCCAAACAGACGCGCTTGTGAGTGCGTCCGCAAGTAGCGCCAACAAAGGCACCAGTTTCAGAAGAACCGGTAAACGAGACTAAATCTACATCAGGATGCTCAACTAAAGCCTTCCCCGCTTCTTCGCCTACCCCATGTACCAAGTTAATTACTCCTGGTGGTAAACCTGCGGCGGCAAAAATCTCAATTAATTTAGTCGCGCAAGCGGGGGTATCTTCTGCCGGTTTGAGAATCACTGTATTGCCGCATACCAAAGCTGGCATCGCTTTCCAGCAAGGGATAGCTACGGGAAAATTCCAGGGAGTGATTAAAGCACAGACTCCTATAGGCATCCGTACAGTCATAGCGAACTTATTGGGCATTTCTGAAGGTGTGGTTTGCCCAAACAAGCGCCGTCCTTCACCTGCACTATAAAAAGCACAGTCAATACCTTCCTGCACATCACCCCTAGCTTCTGTTAAGGGCTTACCCATTTCTCGGCTCATTAACTGAGCTAGTTCTTCCTTATGTTCAGCTAATAATTCCCCAACCCGAAAGATATATTCGGCTCTAGCTGGGGCAGGAACTTTACGCCAACTCTTATAAGCTTGACGGGCTGCGGCTACGGCTTGGTGAACATCCTCAACTTGAGAACGGGGAAAAGTAGCAACAACTTCGGTTTTGTTTGCAGGGTTATGACTAGCAAGGATATTTTCTGCTGTAGCATCCAACCACTGATCATTAATGTAATTTTGACAGGTGAGCGTAGTTGTCATCTATCAGACCCCCAGCTGAGATTCCGTTTGAGTGCAATTAGTTTGACTTGCCTTCTACGTTATCGTCAAGTTTGGAGAATCGTGGGGAGATAGTCAAGACAGATACAAAACTTAAGGGACTAATGCTAACACTCCCACAGGCGAACCCGAACCACGGCGTAACCTTAAAATCCCAATAGCTAGGGTAGTACCTTTGGGTGGTAGTTGGTCTAAATTGGTGAGATTTTCTAACACAATGCCTTGTTGTGCTAATACCAAGCGATTGGTAGTAAAACTGTGATCTCGTCCGGGGTCTACACCATGAGTATCAATGCCTACACCAGCAATCCGTCGTTCTTGCAGCAAGAACTGAGTCACATCACGGCCAAAACCAGGAAAGTGCATAGTTCCTTGAGCATCCTGGTTGAAGAAGGCATTTTTATCAGCCCATTTATGTTGCCAGCCAGTATATAATATGACGACAGAACCAACAGCAATCTCACCGTGTTGTTCCTCCCACGCTATCACATCAGCAGTAGTGAGAGTATAGTCAGGATTGACTGTAGCGGCTGTACTGCTATCTATAACTACCGCAGATACAATCAATGACTGAGCAGGATATTGGTCAATGCCCACACCATTTTGATAAAAACTGTTAGGTGCATTGATATGGGTGGCGCTATGTTCACCTATAGAAAAGCGCCGCAGATGGTAGCCATCATCTTGCAGCTCGGCAACAGGGGTAAACTCAACTGGAGGGTCGCCTGGCCATTGGGGAATATCTGTGTCAATTACATGACTCAGATGAATAACCCGTGAGAAATTGATAGTATTCAAGCTTGGCACTCCTCAACGAAGGTAGGGGAGCAGGGGTAGGGGGGATCAATAAGTCTCTAAAATCACAGCTAAACACTTTTCAAACAACCTCTCAAGCCGAGCAAGCTAATTAACTACTTGCTACTAAATGGTATTGTTACTGAATCAGGTTTCATTATGGTAGCCACCAGAGGCTGGAGAGGCAACCAGGAAGCAGGAAAAAGTAATATACAAATTAAGAATACTGTGTATCTCTTTGTTCATTAATTTGACTGGCTTGTATTGAGATTATATTTTAGTAAGAGATATTTCTGTTACTCATATGGTAACAAGTGTAGCAAGGTAGAAATATCTATCCAATAAGTTTTATCTCGAAAGCTTGATATGTCAGGGCTTATTGCTCTAGCTGGTACAGGTAAGTTACTCTACATTGATTAGGGAAAGTATGCTTGTAATCCATCTAGATATTTAAGCATAAATTAATAAGTTACACTCAAATTACTATAGGACTCCTATTTGATTTTTGTTGGCGTAGCCTGCGCTGGCGCATAAAACACTCAGTACACCTCTACTTCCTTCTTTCCTATTGCCTATTGCCTACCTAAGCAGATAATTTTAGAAATCAAATCAGATTGCTATATAAGCTATAAAATAGCTACATGATGGAGTAATACTTATGTTCAATTTTGTCATTTACTAACGGAGTTGATGGCGATGCCTAAGTTAATTATTTTTGCCTTAATCGTGGTTTATGTCGGTGGCGCTTGGAAGTTTTGGAATGGTTTCAGAAGAACTAACTTTACTCCATCTTTGCCCAATCGGATGATTTTAACTTTGTTATGGCCTGCTTTATTTATTGTTAATAAAGCATATCGCAATAACTTTAGAAAGGCGTTGAAGGGTTAAAAATTAATTTTTACATTCTTAGTAGGGTGCGTCAGTACGAATCATTTCTTGGTATGTCAAGGAGTTCTCTGACTGATGCAGCCTATGTATTGAGTATTTTTTTGGAAGTCCATAATTGAAGACCACCAAGTACAAAACTGGGTGGTCTTCAATCTGTTTATCTTCTATTTATGCACACAGAATTTATAGCTGTAGACAAGGTGATTAGGACATGACTAAAAGCTCAAACTCATTCATAGTATGGATTTTACTATTGCCTATTGCAAGAGTGCCTATTGCCTTCTGCTATATGATGAATTCTGGGCTTTGATGTCGATAAACTCCTACTTATCTTTTTCTATTGCGATAGATATGAATTGCTGCACCGGCTGCCCCACCATTGATAGCATTATTGAGGGGTCTTCTACAACCACCAGTCACCACGCCAGCCAATGTCCCAGCACCAGCGCCGACAACAACATCTTTAGCCAAGTTACGGTTTCTGCGATTTCTCCTGAGACCATTAGCACCATTTACAGCCGCGCCAGCCGCAGCACCGTTAGCAGCATTATTTAATACAGAACCGCATCTGGTAAAAACGCCAGTGACTGCACCAACACCAGCACCAATCAAAGCATCTTCAAGCACTTTGTCGTCAGCAGCAGCAGGTTGAACCGGAAGCAAGGTAGCACTGGCTAAACTTGCAGCCATCAAGCTGGGTAGAAATGCACGTTTGAGGATTTTTTTCATATGTTTCACCTTGTGAAAACATCTACAATGCAAGCCAAATAGTGATTTTTGTCGTTGCAGATGTAGTAGATGTTGTTATTTTTAGTGTAGACAAATGAGATTATTTTAATGTAGTCACTGTGTCATAGTGGCATTAACAAAATAGCAATTTTATCTATTGGAAGCTAGAATATTTAATATTTACTTAAAGAATATTCCTAGTATGGCTAGACAATAAAAAACTGGCACATGAGAAGATGTTTATGTACCAGTTATATAGTTAGTGATGCTGGAATTAAAAAGCCTGAATCCACTCTTTCACAGAGTATTCAGTCCAAATACCATTTTGCCAGTAGGGGTCATTTTCAATTAACTGGCGGACAGTGGCTTCGTCTTCTGCTTCGTAAATGCCAAAAACTTTAGTAACATCTTTGGTGGGGCCAATTGTAATTAGTACGCCGGATTCCTTTTGTTTGGCTAAACCGTCTAAATGTGCTTGACGGTGAGGGGCGCGTTTTTCGAGAACGTCTTCGCAGTAAGTTCCCCACATCACATATTTGGGCATGATGAATTTTAGATTGATTAACTACCTGTTGTCATCTTAGGAGAAAATGACGTTTGGACGAGTAGGCTGTTGATATAGCAGGTGACAGGTGACAGCTGACAGTCAAATGTAGGGTGCGTCAGTGTGAGAAAATCTAGTTATACCAAGAAATTATTCATACTGACGCACCCTACTAAACTACTAATTGCAGTTGGTCGATAATTGGTTGAACGTCATTACGAATAAGATTTGAATTGATAAGTTTTGCTTAAGCGGTGGTAACGACAACATAAGCATTTGCCACAAATGGATAAGCTGTTGTAACGACAGAAGTTAGTGATCTAACGACACAACAAGTTGTCGTCACGACAGAAGTTAA carries:
- a CDS encoding YciI family protein — encoded protein: MPKYVMWGTYCEDVLEKRAPHRQAHLDGLAKQKESGVLITIGPTKDVTKVFGIYEAEDEATVRQLIENDPYWQNGIWTEYSVKEWIQAF
- a CDS encoding aldehyde dehydrogenase family protein, coding for MTTTLTCQNYINDQWLDATAENILASHNPANKTEVVATFPRSQVEDVHQAVAAARQAYKSWRKVPAPARAEYIFRVGELLAEHKEELAQLMSREMGKPLTEARGDVQEGIDCAFYSAGEGRRLFGQTTPSEMPNKFAMTVRMPIGVCALITPWNFPVAIPCWKAMPALVCGNTVILKPAEDTPACATKLIEIFAAAGLPPGVINLVHGVGEEAGKALVEHPDVDLVSFTGSSETGAFVGATCGRTHKRVCLEMGGKNAQVVMEDADLELALDGAVWGAFGTTGQRCTATSRLILHRDIKEKFTTMLSERASKLRLGAGYEPDTDIGPIVNHRQLQRVHEYMKIAREEGAKILIGGEIATAGTLKEGYFFEPTILDNVTPDMRVAREEIFGPVVALMEVSTFEEAIAILNNTKYGLSSSVYTRDINRAFTAMRDIEAGITYINGPTIGAEVHLPFGGVKQTGNGHREAGTTALDVFTEWKSVYVDFSGSLQRAQIDNRQ
- a CDS encoding cyclase family protein; this translates as MNTINFSRVIHLSHVIDTDIPQWPGDPPVEFTPVAELQDDGYHLRRFSIGEHSATHINAPNSFYQNGVGIDQYPAQSLIVSAVVIDSSTAATVNPDYTLTTADVIAWEEQHGEIAVGSVVILYTGWQHKWADKNAFFNQDAQGTMHFPGFGRDVTQFLLQERRIAGVGIDTHGVDPGRDHSFTTNRLVLAQQGIVLENLTNLDQLPPKGTTLAIGILRLRRGSGSPVGVLALVP
- a CDS encoding S8 family serine peptidase; translation: MVQVRYGGENGEQYELVISDNHIVVRTHNRSVLIGDRPFEVASVSPQAHNILNQFEVKVEFHQAGVEILQAKVPSQDSVLRDQAREVLNQEPEIQFAGRVLVDPVSMEPVIYTENLFVKFDDEAEVTTCHEVLGRYGLRIKRQLEYARNAYFVSAPENTGLAVFDIAERLLHEESVELCHPELVREFRQRQAFPQQWHLKETTINSKTINAHANVEAAWKLSEGAGTTIAIVDDGVDIEHEEFRSAGKIVAPRDVTRKTNDPRPGNWDHHGTACAGVACGNGNFGASGVAPKAKLMPIRFVSALGSQDEADAFVWAAQNGADIISCSWGPPDGKWWDANDPAHNKKVPLPDSTRLAMDYAINKGRNGKGCVILFAAGNGNESVDNDGYASYSKVMAIAACNDFGTRSAYSDFGNAVWCAFPSNNGYSSQTPGIWTSDRTGLAGYNSGNITLGDQAGNYTNSFGGTSSACPGVAGVAALIIARNPDLRWDEVRDIIKRSCDRIDVAGGNYNADGRSPFYGYGRVNALKAVELALPAQPEPVGIFKVVQDVPINDLQTSQLSLAIANTKPIKSIKVEVDIEHTYIGDLVVSINPPQESGVLPIILHNRQGGATDNIKKTYDEVNTPELTQLKEKSPQGNWTLEVADKAQVDTGKIRSLTIEIGF